In Gemmatimonadaceae bacterium, the sequence ATCGCGAACCAGTGATCGTTGGCGCTCGCGTCCCGTGCCGACCGCAGGCGCTCCACCTCGGCGTCGAACGTCTGGAGCCGGGAGACCTGCTGCGACTCCGTGCAGGCCACGAACACCCTGCCGTGCGCGGCGCGTGCCGCGGCATCGAGCGCGACCAGGCCGGCGGTGAAGCGCGCGCGGTCGGCGTCCGGGTACCAGTCCGCCAGCATCGTATCGATGAACGCCGTCACGTCGGCGTCGGTGGCGCCGGGCGTCGCGGTCGCCGGGATGATGCGTTCCGCGGCGACCGCGACCACCCGTTGCTGCGCCGCATCGAGGGCGCGACCCGCGCGTGCCTGACGATGCACGTCGGCGCCGAGCGTCTCCAGGTCGTGGAGGCTCAGTCGGTGGAAGGCCGCGAGGCCACCGCTGGCGACCATCCACTGGAGCAGCGCGCGGCGTTCCATCAGGGGACGAGCCCGATCGATTGCAGGTACTGCCGCGACGTGAGCGCACAGTCCCGCGGGGTGCGGCCGGCGTCGGGTACGCTATCGAGTTCCACGATGATCCAGCCGTTCCAGTCCGCCGCGGCCAACGCCCTCACGATTCCCTTCACGTCCACGGTACCCTTTCCGAGTTCGACGAAGCGCGGCCCACGCGCGGCAGCGCTCGGTGCCGCGAGATCCTTGAGATGCATGAAGAGCAGGCGCTCGCGATACTGCGCGATGGCGCCCACCGGATCTCCGCCCGCGGCCTGCCAGTGCGCCGTATCGAGCTGGAGCTTCACATAGCGCGCATCGGCGGCGTCCAGCACGCGGGCCACGTCCTCGGGCGACTGCCCGAGGTTCCCCATGTGGTTGTGGTAGCCTAACGACACGCCGAGGTCGGCCACCCGACGCCCCAGTTCCGTGAGGAGGCGGCCCATGCGGGTATAGTCGGCGGAAGCCGGCGGCCGGCCGACCGGTCGCTCGTCCACCACCTGGAGGTAGAGACCGCCTGCGTCGCGCAGGAACCGCGCGTGCCTGAGGTGGAGCGCGAGATCGGCCGCTTCGTGCTGTGGATCGAGCCGCACGAGCCCGCTCGAGAGTGCGACGAACGTCAACTCCTTCGCGGCCAGCAGCTCCCGCAGCGCATCCGGCCGACTTTCCCAGGAGGCGAGCGTGGTCGCCCGCAGCTGAATGCCCCGGTAGTCGAGGTCCGCGATGTCGTTGATCGCCGCGTTGTCGTTGCTGCCCCACGTGATCGCGGCGTAGCCCAC encodes:
- a CDS encoding TIM barrel protein; this encodes MHRRQVLKGLAAMSASGLFRRTVAPRVGYAAITWGSNDNAAINDIADLDYRGIQLRATTLASWESRPDALRELLAAKELTFVALSSGLVRLDPQHEAADLALHLRHARFLRDAGGLYLQVVDERPVGRPPASADYTRMGRLLTELGRRVADLGVSLGYHNHMGNLGQSPEDVARVLDAADARYVKLQLDTAHWQAAGGDPVGAIAQYRERLLFMHLKDLAAPSAAARGPRFVELGKGTVDVKGIVRALAAADWNGWIIVELDSVPDAGRTPRDCALTSRQYLQSIGLVP
- a CDS encoding gluconate 2-dehydrogenase subunit 3 family protein, with product MERRALLQWMVASGGLAAFHRLSLHDLETLGADVHRQARAGRALDAAQQRVVAVAAERIIPATATPGATDADVTAFIDTMLADWYPDADRARFTAGLVALDAAARAAHGRVFVACTESQQVSRLQTFDAEVERLRSARDASANDHWFAMLKYLTVWGYCTSEVGMRRTLAAWPLPMRYDGNAPMRRRG